A region from the Mustela erminea isolate mMusErm1 chromosome 2, mMusErm1.Pri, whole genome shotgun sequence genome encodes:
- the HAND2 gene encoding heart- and neural crest derivatives-expressed protein 2, whose translation MSLVGGFPHHPVVHHEGYPFAAAAAAAAAAAASRCSHEENPYFHGWLIGHPEMSPPDYSMALSYSPEYASGAAGLDHSHYGGVPPGAGPPGLGGPRPVKRRGTANRKERRRTQSINSAFAELRECIPNVPADTKLSKIKTLRLATSYIAYLMDLLAKDDQNGEAEAFKAEIKKTDVKEEKRKKELNEILKSTVSSNDKKTKGRTGWPQHVWALELKQ comes from the exons ATGAGTCTGGTGGGGGGCTTCCCCCACCACCCGGTGGTGCACCATGAGGGCTATCCGttcgccgctgccgctgccgccgccgctgccgccgccgccagccGCTGCAGCCACGAGGAGAACCCCTACTTCCATGGCTGGCTCATCGGCCACCCCGAGATGTCGCCCCCCGACTATAGCATGGCCCTGTCCTACAGCCCCGAGTACGCCAGCGGCGCCGCCGGCCTGGACCACTCCCATTACGGGGGGGTGCCGCCGGGCGCCGGGCCCCCGGGCCTAGGGGGGCCGCGCCCGGTGAAGCGCCGGGGCACCGCTAACCGCAAGGAGCGGCGCAGGACTCAGAGCATCAACAGCGCCTTCGCCGAATTGCGCGAGTGTATCCCCAACGTGCCCGCCGACACCAAACTCTCCAAGATCAAGACGCTGCGCCTGGCCACCAGCTACATCGCCTACCTCATGGACCTGCTGGCCAAGGACGACCAGAATGGCGAAGCGGAGGCCTTCAAGGCGGAGATCAAGAAGACAGatgtgaaagaagagaaaaggaagaaggagctg aatgaaatcttgaaaagcACAGTGAGCAGCAACGACAAGAAAACCAAAGGCCGGACGGGCTGGCCGCAGCACGTCTGGGCCCTGGAGCTCAagcagtga